The Lewinellaceae bacterium genome has a segment encoding these proteins:
- a CDS encoding histidine kinase, with product MRKNTSYKGDNLSGQTFSVRLKRAVYILVVLSCFSPWCGSLSAQNVPHPSFRHYTTDDGLPSSEVYYILQDRDGYIWISTDNGVSRFDGYDFRNYGVKDGLLENVIFEMKLDSLERVWMQAMGGNLYYCEGDSIKPYWYNGVLLNYQDRYGVSKGFIIEGAGKKVHLSTSNYGIISIDENGKARTYPYSEPVYRQILEKHGQVISGLYGDPDLEKAKAYGESLLKQHRIAPFYIETEHKSWSFPDLRYQQIGKNLSGVFGLGKPGNFFFQYANNGVYIENGLVQWQHYFSNCFAYVARMKNGQIFGGLPWNAGLRVYQSTNDLGVDKGYTLLPGESVNFFMEDAEGGKWIATNENGVYYTPAETIRVHDMETGLSDKKITALAIKNDHELFAGLGNGEVWHHDQSTETWSKLPGLPGNGNIKDLYYDPVHEILWAGKESLCFYKKGQWIAAADILGNGLDVFYYGNRITTSPDGDRLWVSNHIGFAAMGTPLKAANPKGYRGLRTYVTREDFSGNVWVGQSAGLFEWKGNQLQDRRHLHPAFFLRVEDIAVMPDSTLVVATKGGGVVFWKGDQFEQITMENGLTADMLECLYADENGVVWAGTLNGLNRISGPPGHRKVEQITMKHGLPSNEISRVRAYGKEVWVATNRGLVHFYNRDKSPFSSKPRISGVLANNQVIDPEGPVDLTARQNNLTISYFAVNFRMNGKIPYRYRLDEGDWVETMSRSLNFPELPPGKRLFEVQAQNEDGVWSESTLFPFVIHPPWWKTWWAKTIFLVLFLTIGPVIYFIRTRQLKETHRIQMQITELERSALQAQMNPHFIFNCLNSIQNYILQNEKEAAMMYLGNFAGLVRSMLNASVAGKILLVEEIKLLNNYLELEKLRFKNRFDYEVKTENGIDIYEIELPPLLVQPYVENAVKHGIAGKKGGGLVKVHFQKNQGYIEVVISDNGAGIKPEAGNMESSKGHKSFGMSITSRRLDLLFSGEKNDAVSTKNRVDENGKISGTEVIIRIGISEDI from the coding sequence TTGAGAAAAAATACCAGCTATAAAGGGGATAATTTATCCGGCCAAACTTTTTCGGTAAGGCTCAAAAGGGCAGTATACATCCTGGTTGTACTGTCGTGCTTTTCCCCTTGGTGTGGCTCTCTTTCGGCTCAAAATGTGCCCCACCCCTCTTTCAGGCATTATACTACGGATGACGGTCTGCCCAGTTCGGAGGTATATTACATTTTACAGGACAGGGATGGTTATATCTGGATCTCCACGGACAATGGCGTCAGTCGTTTTGACGGGTACGACTTTCGCAACTATGGGGTGAAAGACGGATTGCTGGAAAACGTCATTTTTGAAATGAAACTCGATTCCCTGGAAAGGGTATGGATGCAGGCAATGGGCGGCAACCTCTATTATTGTGAAGGGGATTCTATCAAACCCTATTGGTATAATGGCGTTTTGCTAAATTATCAGGATAGGTATGGTGTCAGTAAAGGATTTATTATTGAAGGTGCCGGGAAAAAAGTTCATCTGTCAACTTCCAATTATGGAATAATATCGATTGATGAAAACGGTAAAGCACGAACTTACCCTTACTCTGAACCTGTATATCGCCAAATCCTTGAAAAGCATGGCCAAGTGATCAGCGGCCTTTATGGAGATCCGGATCTTGAAAAAGCCAAGGCATACGGCGAAAGTTTGTTGAAACAACACCGGATTGCTCCCTTTTATATTGAAACGGAACATAAATCCTGGTCATTTCCTGACTTGCGTTATCAACAAATAGGGAAAAATTTATCTGGAGTTTTTGGTCTGGGAAAACCCGGAAATTTTTTTTTCCAATATGCTAATAATGGCGTTTACATTGAGAATGGATTGGTTCAATGGCAGCATTATTTTTCTAATTGTTTTGCTTATGTTGCCCGGATGAAAAACGGTCAGATTTTTGGCGGTTTACCCTGGAATGCCGGTTTACGCGTTTATCAATCTACAAATGATCTTGGCGTTGATAAAGGATATACCTTGCTGCCAGGGGAGAGTGTGAATTTTTTTATGGAAGACGCGGAAGGGGGCAAATGGATTGCCACCAATGAAAATGGCGTTTATTACACCCCGGCGGAAACAATTAGGGTTCACGACATGGAAACGGGTCTGTCCGATAAAAAGATTACTGCACTTGCCATCAAAAATGACCATGAACTTTTTGCAGGACTCGGCAACGGGGAAGTGTGGCACCACGATCAATCTACCGAAACCTGGTCGAAACTACCCGGTTTGCCCGGTAATGGGAATATCAAAGACCTTTATTATGATCCCGTTCATGAAATACTCTGGGCAGGTAAGGAATCATTATGTTTTTATAAAAAAGGGCAATGGATAGCGGCAGCAGATATTTTGGGCAATGGATTGGATGTGTTTTATTATGGAAACAGGATTACGACAAGTCCTGACGGAGATCGCTTGTGGGTCAGTAACCATATAGGTTTTGCGGCCATGGGTACCCCTTTAAAAGCAGCCAATCCAAAGGGTTACAGGGGGCTCCGCACCTATGTCACAAGGGAAGATTTTTCCGGTAACGTTTGGGTGGGGCAATCTGCAGGGCTTTTTGAATGGAAAGGTAATCAGTTGCAGGACCGCCGGCACTTACACCCCGCTTTTTTCCTGCGCGTGGAGGATATCGCCGTAATGCCCGATTCCACCCTGGTGGTCGCCACCAAAGGGGGCGGAGTAGTTTTTTGGAAAGGAGATCAATTTGAACAGATCACCATGGAAAACGGTCTTACTGCCGATATGCTGGAATGTCTTTATGCCGATGAAAATGGTGTGGTCTGGGCCGGAACGCTCAACGGGCTGAACCGAATTTCAGGGCCTCCCGGCCACCGGAAGGTAGAGCAGATCACCATGAAGCACGGCCTGCCTTCCAATGAAATCAGCCGGGTCAGGGCATACGGGAAGGAAGTTTGGGTGGCCACCAACCGGGGGCTGGTTCATTTCTATAACAGAGACAAAAGCCCCTTCTCTTCGAAACCCCGAATAAGCGGCGTGTTGGCGAATAATCAGGTCATTGATCCGGAGGGTCCGGTTGACCTGACGGCCCGGCAAAATAACCTGACGATAAGCTATTTCGCGGTGAATTTCCGGATGAACGGAAAAATCCCCTATCGCTACAGGCTGGATGAAGGAGATTGGGTAGAAACCATGAGCCGATCGTTGAATTTTCCGGAGCTGCCTCCTGGTAAACGTCTGTTTGAAGTTCAGGCACAAAATGAGGATGGCGTGTGGAGTGAATCCACCCTGTTTCCCTTTGTCATCCATCCCCCGTGGTGGAAAACATGGTGGGCAAAAACAATTTTTCTGGTCTTGTTTTTGACCATCGGCCCTGTCATTTATTTTATCCGTACCCGCCAATTGAAAGAAACCCACCGGATACAGATGCAAATAACGGAACTCGAACGCTCAGCATTACAGGCCCAGATGAACCCTCATTTTATTTTCAATTGTCTCAATTCCATTCAAAATTATATTCTCCAAAATGAAAAAGAGGCGGCCATGATGTATCTTGGTAACTTCGCCGGTCTGGTCCGCAGCATGCTGAATGCCTCGGTGGCGGGAAAAATTTTGCTGGTGGAAGAAATTAAATTGTTGAACAATTACCTCGAACTTGAAAAACTTCGGTTCAAGAATCGGTTTGATTATGAGGTAAAAACGGAAAATGGGATAGATATTTATGAAATAGAATTGCCTCCCTTACTCGTTCAGCCTTATGTGGAGAATGCCGTTAAACACGGTATTGCAGGAAAAAAAGGAGGCGGTTTGGTTAAGGTGCATTTTCAAAAAAACCAAGGTTATATTGAGGTAGTCATTTCAGATAACGGGG